One window of the Candidatus Chryseobacterium colombiense genome contains the following:
- a CDS encoding TIGR03643 family protein, producing MNKNLNIQEIDRIIEMAWEDRTPFEAIQFQFGISESEVIELMRSELKESSFKLWRKRVNSGVSQKHLKKRSEEINRFKCSRQRIISNNKISKR from the coding sequence ATGAACAAAAACCTCAACATACAGGAAATCGACAGAATCATCGAAATGGCGTGGGAAGACAGAACGCCGTTTGAAGCCATACAATTTCAGTTTGGAATCAGCGAATCGGAAGTGATTGAACTGATGCGTTCAGAACTGAAGGAATCGAGTTTTAAACTTTGGAGAAAAAGAGTGAATTCCGGAGTAAGTCAAAAGCATCTTAAAAAGAGAAGCGAGGAAATTAACCGCTTTAAATGCAGCAGACAAAGAATTATCAGCAATAATAAAATTTCGAAGAGATAG
- a CDS encoding SDR family NAD(P)-dependent oxidoreductase → MKNIVIIGCGKGIGLTTAKILSEENKIIGISRTENPELNHPNIEFHTMDILSGNLDEITFPEVVDGLIYAPGSINLKPFNRLSGDDFKNDFEINVLGAVKIIQKLLPNLKKSETSSIVLFSSVAAKLGMPFHASIAASKSALEGLTKSLAAEFSAQKIRVNAIAPSLTDTHLATLLLSTPEKREASAKRHPLQRIGNAEEIAAMTAFLISDKSSWITGQVYGIDGGMGSVKL, encoded by the coding sequence ATGAAAAATATAGTCATCATCGGTTGCGGAAAAGGAATCGGGCTTACAACGGCAAAAATCCTTTCCGAAGAAAACAAAATCATTGGAATTTCAAGAACTGAAAATCCGGAACTGAACCATCCGAATATAGAATTTCACACAATGGATATTCTTTCTGGAAATTTAGACGAAATTACTTTTCCGGAGGTCGTAGACGGATTGATTTATGCACCCGGAAGCATTAATTTAAAGCCTTTTAACAGACTTTCTGGAGATGATTTTAAAAATGATTTCGAGATCAATGTTTTGGGAGCTGTGAAAATTATCCAGAAGCTTTTGCCGAATCTTAAGAAATCTGAAACCTCATCCATTGTACTTTTCAGCTCGGTAGCAGCAAAACTGGGAATGCCGTTTCACGCTTCAATTGCAGCCAGTAAAAGTGCATTGGAAGGTCTTACGAAAAGTTTAGCGGCGGAATTTTCAGCACAGAAAATCCGGGTAAATGCGATTGCTCCGTCTTTGACAGATACTCATCTCGCTACCCTGCTTTTATCAACTCCTGAAAAAAGAGAAGCGTCTGCGAAAAGACATCCCTTACAACGAATTGGAAACGCTGAGGAAATTGCTGCAATGACAGCATTTCTGATCTCGGACAAATCTTCTTGGATAACGGGACAGGTTTACGGAATCGACGGCGGAATGGGAAGTGTGAAACTGTAA
- a CDS encoding DASH family cryptochrome, with the protein MEEKLGRSKILQRKMPEKQKINVLWFTKDLRTRDSESLYKVMQEGLPFLAVYIFDVEFFTKKQFGFRKIGKYRAKFLLESVEGLKQNLTKQHIPFLVKHDKTEHVFKEISEEFDVVKIFCQEEWTKEETELQTKIREVVPAAIWEKSYSQFLLHPLFVFKIWDKIPMLFTTFRQKIEKNLLIRPEFESENLIYNKTDIYIKSDDISLKSLGFEDFETDERTAFPFSGGENEALKRLHYYFSETKKLSQYKGIRNGMVGTDYSSKFSSWLSDGSLSAVSIYHEVKIYEEEFGANESTSWLIFELFWRDFFKYVSLQYKDSIFWKSGINHQKYFTENSKALIQKWEYGETDSDFVNANMLELKNTGWMSNRGRQNVASYFCKILKQDWRIGAAYFEEMLIDYDVHSNYGNWMYLAGVGNDNRDRTFNPEKQAEIYDPNQEFRKLWLKQ; encoded by the coding sequence ATGGAAGAAAAACTGGGAAGAAGTAAAATATTGCAGCGAAAAATGCCGGAAAAACAAAAAATCAACGTCCTCTGGTTCACAAAAGATCTTAGAACAAGAGATTCAGAATCATTATACAAAGTGATGCAGGAAGGCTTGCCTTTTCTTGCCGTATATATTTTCGATGTTGAATTTTTTACAAAAAAACAGTTCGGTTTCAGAAAAATCGGGAAATACAGAGCGAAATTCCTTCTGGAAAGTGTAGAAGGTTTAAAACAGAATCTGACCAAACAGCATATTCCGTTTTTAGTGAAACACGACAAAACTGAACACGTTTTTAAAGAAATTTCCGAAGAATTTGATGTGGTGAAAATTTTCTGTCAGGAAGAATGGACAAAAGAAGAAACCGAACTTCAAACAAAAATACGGGAAGTAGTTCCGGCCGCGATTTGGGAAAAATCTTACTCTCAATTTTTACTGCATCCACTTTTTGTATTTAAAATTTGGGATAAAATTCCGATGCTTTTTACCACGTTCAGGCAGAAAATTGAAAAAAATTTATTAATTCGTCCTGAATTTGAATCTGAAAATTTGATTTACAATAAAACAGATATTTACATTAAAAGTGATGACATTTCATTAAAATCATTAGGTTTTGAAGATTTTGAAACTGATGAAAGAACAGCTTTTCCTTTTTCGGGCGGAGAAAATGAGGCTTTGAAAAGATTACATTATTATTTCTCAGAAACTAAAAAACTGAGTCAATACAAAGGAATCCGAAACGGCATGGTTGGAACGGATTACAGTTCAAAATTTTCGTCATGGTTGTCCGACGGAAGCCTTTCCGCAGTAAGTATTTACCACGAAGTTAAAATATATGAAGAAGAATTCGGAGCCAATGAATCTACATCTTGGTTAATTTTTGAGTTGTTTTGGAGGGATTTTTTCAAATATGTGTCCCTACAGTACAAAGATTCGATTTTCTGGAAAAGCGGAATTAATCATCAAAAATATTTCACCGAAAACAGTAAAGCATTGATTCAAAAATGGGAGTATGGAGAAACTGATTCTGATTTTGTAAATGCAAACATGCTCGAACTGAAAAATACAGGATGGATGAGCAACAGAGGTCGCCAAAATGTAGCTTCCTACTTCTGTAAGATTTTGAAACAGGATTGGAGAATCGGAGCCGCCTATTTTGAAGAAATGTTAATTGATTATGATGTTCACAGCAATTACGGCAACTGGATGTATCTCGCAGGAGTCGGAAATGACAACCGAGACCGGACTTTCAACCCCGAAAAACAGGCAGAAATCTATGATCCGAACCAAGAATTCAGAAAACTATGGCTAAAACAGTAA
- a CDS encoding sensor histidine kinase, with amino-acid sequence MLVGHGVSAQKLTNTLELQYQKYKPGSIQRMMITGKYAQALFFNKQEDKAFAVLNENIAYAKRETDGKYAAYLYTVAAINYKLLDYAKACENASRLAQFYVSKTKDQETKGYVAYGMGWICTRTNKEAEAVRYFLKALSFYEKSAHSESLNGRKASVYRELNSIYADWNEYELQEKYSKLSLEIALQQNDPTGLFEAYMAMGYVYEKRYESTENKIFIRNAESYYIKAIDTYNANKTRMPIPSHLSFVAINLANLYLNYFPESYKGKALYYANLAKTQGIATENHDHVASASGLLAGIALQNGNNKEAEDYLLTALAESEYSDDTDPKIKLAIFENLSQLFQNENNFKEAIFYQKKYIETFKQIYDQKNAALGKKLEIQYEKEKQKQQLLRLQLASQKQEQQLKEMSWQSLQQAQKLENLELTKENQLRKLKFTEIENRRKAQELRLSQLESFNRKQEVDFYKERINYKEKINTFYIGLTASVSLLLLLLLYAYFQRTKGIRQKEKLHLLEMEKMTQNSKISNLTLMLKGQEQERERIARDLHDGLGSLLSGTKMNLFLLKDKSDDEDQPQIERSMEQIDIAVDELRRVAHNLMPDLLLKYGLQETLTEYVSRMATPKLDIDVQFLYYSNQLPPESQLLVYRIVQELVNNAVKHASAEQIIIQFIENESDYVIIAEDDGKGFDINILNHLHSAGFHNIRSRVEFLKGTMQIESQINIGTNIEIKFPK; translated from the coding sequence GTGTTAGTAGGTCATGGCGTATCGGCTCAGAAACTGACTAATACCCTGGAACTGCAATACCAAAAATATAAACCGGGAAGCATCCAGCGAATGATGATAACCGGAAAGTATGCACAAGCTCTTTTCTTTAATAAACAGGAAGATAAAGCTTTTGCTGTTTTAAATGAAAATATTGCTTATGCTAAAAGGGAGACAGACGGTAAATATGCTGCTTATTTATATACGGTTGCTGCAATAAATTACAAGCTGCTGGACTATGCTAAAGCCTGTGAAAATGCTTCCAGACTTGCTCAGTTCTATGTGTCAAAAACAAAAGATCAGGAAACAAAAGGGTATGTAGCCTATGGAATGGGCTGGATCTGTACGCGTACTAATAAAGAAGCTGAAGCGGTTCGTTATTTTTTAAAAGCTTTGTCATTCTATGAAAAATCTGCTCATTCTGAAAGCTTAAACGGTAGAAAAGCATCTGTATACCGTGAACTCAATAGTATTTATGCCGATTGGAATGAATATGAGCTACAGGAAAAATACAGTAAGTTATCATTGGAAATCGCTTTGCAGCAAAATGATCCAACAGGGTTATTTGAGGCTTATATGGCTATGGGATATGTGTATGAAAAACGATATGAATCTACTGAAAATAAAATTTTTATCCGTAATGCAGAGTCATACTATATCAAGGCGATAGATACTTATAATGCCAATAAGACACGTATGCCGATCCCTTCTCATCTTTCTTTTGTGGCAATAAATCTGGCTAATTTATATTTAAATTATTTTCCTGAATCCTATAAAGGCAAAGCTCTGTATTATGCCAATTTAGCTAAAACCCAGGGTATTGCTACAGAAAACCATGACCATGTAGCCTCCGCAAGTGGCCTTCTGGCTGGAATAGCTTTACAGAATGGAAATAATAAAGAAGCAGAAGATTATCTGTTAACAGCGCTTGCAGAATCAGAATACAGCGATGATACCGATCCGAAGATCAAGCTGGCCATTTTTGAGAATCTTTCCCAGCTCTTTCAAAACGAAAATAACTTTAAAGAGGCTATATTCTACCAAAAGAAATATATAGAAACCTTCAAACAAATTTATGATCAAAAGAATGCGGCCTTAGGTAAAAAGCTGGAGATCCAATACGAAAAGGAGAAGCAGAAACAGCAATTGCTCCGCTTACAGTTGGCCTCTCAAAAGCAGGAACAGCAGCTTAAAGAAATGAGCTGGCAAAGTTTACAGCAGGCTCAGAAATTGGAAAATCTTGAGTTAACGAAAGAAAACCAGCTTAGAAAACTGAAATTTACTGAAATAGAAAATCGGAGAAAGGCTCAGGAACTTCGTTTGTCACAGCTTGAATCCTTTAATAGAAAACAGGAAGTAGATTTTTATAAAGAACGCATCAATTATAAAGAGAAAATCAATACATTTTATATCGGTTTAACAGCTTCTGTTTCTTTATTACTTCTGTTGCTTTTGTACGCCTATTTTCAGAGAACCAAAGGAATCAGGCAAAAAGAAAAATTACATCTTCTTGAAATGGAAAAAATGACGCAGAACTCAAAAATATCCAATCTTACCCTGATGCTGAAAGGGCAGGAGCAGGAGAGGGAAAGAATAGCACGGGACCTGCATGATGGATTAGGAAGTTTACTTTCCGGAACGAAAATGAATTTATTCTTATTAAAGGATAAATCTGATGATGAAGATCAGCCGCAAATAGAGAGATCAATGGAACAGATCGACATTGCCGTTGACGAGCTTCGACGTGTTGCCCATAATCTTATGCCGGATCTGTTGCTGAAGTACGGTCTTCAGGAAACCTTGACGGAATATGTTTCCCGAATGGCTACTCCAAAGTTGGATATTGATGTTCAGTTTTTATATTATTCAAATCAGCTTCCGCCGGAAAGTCAGTTGCTTGTCTATAGAATTGTTCAGGAATTGGTCAATAATGCTGTAAAACATGCTTCTGCAGAGCAGATTATTATTCAGTTTATCGAAAATGAATCCGATTACGTTATTATTGCAGAAGACGACGGAAAAGGGTTTGATATCAATATTTTGAATCATTTACATTCTGCAGGATTTCACAATATACGTTCCCGGGTTGAGTTTCTGAAAGGAACAATGCAAATAGAATCCCAGATCAATATCGGAACCAATATTGAAATCAAATTTCCCAAATAA
- a CDS encoding response regulator transcription factor, producing the protein MIKIAITDDHPLLLEGLKNILSQQENFMVVGCYSSSNELFAGLENDALDVLLLDINLSDGNSIDLIKPILKKYPAIQIMILSVHNEFAVINSTLEEGAMGYIQKNALVTEIILGIQTILKGEKFLCNQTKKIVEMKVNSGLNTVPKLTRREKEILQEASLGLTTLQIADKLCISPHTVESHRKNLIAKFKTTNISTAVKLAMEYGLV; encoded by the coding sequence ATGATTAAAATTGCTATAACGGATGATCACCCATTACTGCTGGAAGGCTTAAAAAATATTCTTTCCCAGCAGGAGAATTTTATGGTTGTTGGCTGCTATTCCTCTTCAAATGAACTTTTTGCAGGACTGGAAAATGATGCTTTAGATGTTTTATTATTAGATATTAACCTGTCCGATGGCAACAGTATAGATTTGATTAAACCTATATTAAAAAAATATCCGGCTATTCAGATCATGATTTTGAGTGTACATAATGAGTTTGCAGTGATTAATAGTACTCTGGAAGAAGGAGCTATGGGATATATACAGAAGAACGCTCTGGTTACAGAAATCATTTTAGGAATACAGACCATACTTAAAGGGGAGAAATTTTTATGCAATCAAACCAAAAAAATTGTAGAGATGAAAGTGAATTCCGGCTTAAATACGGTCCCAAAATTAACCCGTAGAGAAAAGGAAATTTTACAGGAAGCATCTTTAGGTCTTACAACATTACAAATAGCTGATAAACTATGTATAAGTCCACACACAGTAGAAAGTCACCGCAAAAACCTGATTGCTAAATTCAAAACAACCAATATAAGCACCGCAGTAAAATTGGCTATGGAATACGGATTAGTCTGA
- a CDS encoding MarR family winged helix-turn-helix transcriptional regulator, with translation MNTDFFIDLLHQVKEFENSESCKPHSSVEDFRLWLNDKKYREESPTKLFKNEKHEVSFIENEICKQVLLLGRYSKQLIRKGLGEFPELANEEFTYLYRLKDEPNLTKIQLIERNGHEKQTGTQIIKRLLEYGLIEEKNDSEDKRSKRLTITEKGKDYFHRSVEKVNMTSRVLAGKLEDKEKAELLELLRKLNDFHSHLYSEYKNLHIDKIFELSGS, from the coding sequence ATGAATACTGACTTTTTCATTGATCTGCTTCATCAGGTAAAAGAATTTGAAAATTCTGAATCTTGTAAACCTCACTCTAGTGTTGAGGATTTCCGGCTTTGGCTCAATGACAAAAAATATAGAGAAGAAAGTCCGACCAAGCTTTTTAAGAACGAAAAGCATGAAGTTTCTTTTATTGAAAACGAAATCTGTAAACAGGTTTTGCTTTTGGGAAGGTATTCCAAACAGTTAATCAGAAAAGGACTTGGTGAATTTCCTGAATTGGCCAACGAGGAATTCACGTATCTCTACAGATTAAAAGATGAACCGAACTTAACAAAAATTCAGCTTATTGAAAGAAACGGACACGAAAAACAGACCGGAACGCAAATCATCAAACGCCTTCTGGAGTACGGATTGATTGAGGAAAAGAACGACAGCGAAGACAAAAGAAGCAAACGTCTAACTATTACAGAAAAAGGTAAAGATTACTTCCACCGTTCTGTAGAAAAAGTAAATATGACCTCAAGAGTCCTTGCCGGAAAGCTGGAGGACAAAGAGAAAGCCGAACTTTTAGAATTGCTCAGAAAGCTGAATGACTTTCATTCACATCTCTATTCAGAATACAAAAACTTGCATATTGACAAAATCTTTGAGTTATCTGGTTCTTAA
- a CDS encoding cryptochrome/photolyase family protein, with protein MAKTVKHTAQLIFPHQLFEDTDYLDKSQPVFLVEEFLFFKQYSFHKQKIAFHRATMKFYENELKKASFKVEYIESSSKFSDIRNLIPKLEKEHFKTIKTTDVCDNWLEKRLKKIKLELEILDSPLFINTKEELKDYFDGKKSYHQTDFYKQQRITRNILMKAGKPLGGKWTYDIENRKKYPKNKKAPAIHFPENNEYYEEAKQYTEKYFAKNYGMLTDEQLYPATFKEAEKWLEQFLGTRFHEFGVYEDSMVEKEHFLHHSVLSPLMNVGLLTAENVLERAISFAKDHDVPVNSLEGFVRQILGWREFVRGVYVYQGTYQRNKNYWKHKQKLPESFYTAKTGIRPIDSSLQKILKTGYAHHIERLMIFANFMNLCQFNPDEVYQWFMEMFIDSYDWVMVPNVYGMSSFSDGGKMSTKPYISGSNYIKKMSDYPDGDWTEQWDSLFWNFINNNKDFFTKNPRLGMMLKTFEKMPEEKRKYHLEMAKKFIGNLK; from the coding sequence ATGGCTAAAACAGTAAAACATACCGCCCAATTGATCTTTCCACATCAGCTTTTTGAGGATACTGATTACCTGGATAAAAGCCAGCCTGTATTTTTAGTGGAGGAATTCCTGTTTTTTAAACAATATTCATTTCATAAACAGAAGATTGCGTTCCACCGCGCAACTATGAAATTTTATGAAAACGAACTGAAAAAAGCAAGTTTTAAAGTTGAATATATAGAAAGTTCATCAAAATTTTCGGATATCAGGAATTTAATTCCGAAACTTGAGAAAGAACATTTTAAAACCATAAAAACAACCGACGTTTGTGATAATTGGCTTGAAAAAAGGCTGAAAAAAATAAAACTGGAGCTCGAAATTCTGGACAGTCCACTTTTCATCAACACCAAAGAAGAACTGAAAGATTATTTTGATGGCAAAAAATCATATCATCAAACGGATTTTTACAAACAGCAGAGAATCACCCGAAATATTCTGATGAAAGCCGGAAAACCTTTGGGCGGAAAATGGACATACGACATTGAAAACCGAAAAAAATATCCAAAAAATAAAAAAGCGCCTGCGATTCATTTCCCGGAAAACAATGAATATTACGAGGAAGCTAAACAATATACAGAAAAATATTTTGCTAAAAACTACGGAATGCTTACGGATGAACAGCTCTACCCTGCTACTTTCAAAGAAGCTGAAAAGTGGCTGGAACAGTTTCTGGGAACCCGTTTTCATGAGTTTGGAGTTTATGAAGACAGCATGGTGGAAAAGGAACATTTTCTGCATCACAGCGTGCTATCTCCGCTAATGAATGTTGGGCTTTTAACTGCTGAAAATGTTTTGGAAAGAGCAATTTCTTTCGCAAAAGACCATGATGTTCCGGTAAATTCTTTAGAAGGTTTTGTACGGCAGATTTTAGGCTGGAGAGAATTTGTACGTGGTGTTTATGTGTATCAGGGAACGTATCAACGAAATAAAAATTACTGGAAACACAAACAAAAACTTCCGGAATCATTTTATACTGCTAAAACGGGAATCCGCCCGATTGACAGTTCACTTCAGAAAATTCTGAAAACCGGTTATGCCCATCACATTGAACGACTGATGATTTTTGCCAATTTTATGAATCTTTGCCAGTTCAATCCTGATGAAGTCTATCAGTGGTTTATGGAAATGTTCATCGATTCCTACGACTGGGTGATGGTTCCGAATGTATACGGAATGAGCAGCTTTTCGGATGGCGGAAAAATGAGTACGAAACCTTACATCAGCGGAAGCAATTACATTAAAAAAATGAGTGATTATCCCGATGGAGACTGGACGGAACAATGGGATTCGCTATTCTGGAATTTTATTAATAACAACAAAGACTTTTTTACCAAAAATCCAAGGCTGGGAATGATGCTGAAAACGTTCGAAAAAATGCCGGAAGAGAAACGAAAATACCACTTAGAAATGGCAAAGAAATTTATTGGGAATCTGAAATAA
- a CDS encoding membrane-binding protein, translated as MKKLFTSAVLALIISIHANAQEKIYFDENWEKTTQSKMEYYRETESKGKLTLIRDYYKNGTLQMEGLASDATPGSEVFEGKITWYNPEGKVLTTGTFSGGNQVGPAKTFDEQGRILEDLTYKADGTFTGKIYMYKNPEEMSYNNTVTTYDTPDNFKSVIYDEDIKGIRYEIVTDNKKGSYETKFYGEKGKYIGTNNSANSGDNVTVEYYYDPMKVAKIEKRNKDGIAMESVIYSKKGGILQEEKKGKKDGYKRTYDEAGKQIGNLTYVYEKENDFYRPFEGDDYQFNYLFSGFTSIDTYKNGAAILKKIFDEDGKLSYDRILKDEMTQEIKYYDPNGKLKGTITYKDDMPDTGTLYEGLIEQQYKDGVLVNSKSFREDGKLKKETKINKDQTVYNSTVFDENGAVAYTYSQSADQSSDFTAQIVQYAKGKVANKASVKDGLIQSGKIKYKCQQGVKELERNGKWVLIKLFSPEGKLIQESKVLAEMEEQDPYSPLNTLITEDDLQYEFYETL; from the coding sequence ATGAAAAAATTATTTACATCAGCGGTTCTTGCCCTGATCATAAGCATTCACGCAAATGCACAGGAAAAAATCTATTTTGATGAAAACTGGGAAAAAACCACCCAAAGCAAAATGGAATATTATCGTGAAACAGAAAGCAAAGGAAAACTCACTTTAATCAGAGACTATTATAAAAATGGAACGCTTCAAATGGAAGGCCTCGCTTCAGATGCTACACCGGGAAGTGAAGTCTTCGAAGGTAAAATCACATGGTACAATCCTGAAGGTAAAGTATTGACCACAGGAACATTTTCCGGAGGCAACCAGGTTGGGCCGGCTAAAACTTTTGATGAACAGGGAAGAATTTTGGAGGATCTGACTTACAAAGCGGACGGCACTTTTACAGGGAAGATTTATATGTATAAAAATCCGGAAGAAATGTCCTACAATAATACAGTTACCACCTATGACACTCCGGATAACTTCAAATCTGTGATTTATGATGAAGATATAAAAGGAATACGTTATGAAATCGTCACCGATAATAAAAAGGGATCTTATGAAACTAAATTTTATGGTGAAAAAGGAAAATATATTGGCACAAACAACTCCGCAAATTCCGGAGACAATGTGACAGTAGAATATTATTATGATCCAATGAAAGTTGCTAAAATTGAAAAGCGAAATAAGGACGGAATAGCAATGGAAAGCGTAATCTACTCCAAGAAAGGGGGAATTCTACAGGAGGAAAAGAAAGGCAAAAAAGACGGCTATAAAAGAACCTATGATGAAGCGGGTAAGCAAATAGGTAATCTGACCTACGTTTACGAAAAAGAAAACGATTTCTACAGACCGTTTGAGGGCGACGATTATCAATTCAATTATCTGTTTTCAGGGTTTACGTCTATTGATACTTATAAAAACGGAGCAGCAATTCTTAAAAAAATTTTTGATGAAGATGGAAAGCTATCTTACGACAGGATATTAAAAGATGAAATGACCCAGGAGATCAAATATTATGATCCAAACGGAAAACTGAAAGGAACCATAACCTATAAAGATGATATGCCGGATACGGGTACGCTTTACGAAGGCCTTATCGAACAGCAATATAAAGATGGTGTTTTAGTGAATTCAAAATCTTTCAGAGAAGATGGAAAGCTAAAAAAAGAAACAAAGATCAATAAGGATCAGACTGTATACAATTCTACTGTTTTTGATGAAAATGGAGCTGTTGCCTACACGTATAGTCAATCGGCTGATCAGTCAAGTGATTTCACAGCACAAATCGTACAGTATGCTAAAGGAAAAGTTGCCAATAAAGCATCTGTAAAAGACGGCTTAATCCAAAGTGGAAAAATTAAATATAAATGCCAACAAGGTGTAAAGGAGCTCGAGCGTAATGGAAAATGGGTATTGATAAAGCTTTTCAGCCCTGAAGGAAAATTAATTCAGGAATCTAAAGTTCTTGCAGAAATGGAAGAACAGGATCCGTACAGCCCGTTAAATACCCTGATTACAGAAGATGATCTTCAGTATGAATTCTATGAAACATTGTAA